Within the Gossypium raimondii isolate GPD5lz chromosome 12, ASM2569854v1, whole genome shotgun sequence genome, the region taatttttttctatttttttaattttttaattatttatttaattgaactagataaattgatttgatcaaaaataaataatctaatATATTTGACCACCAACCCAATTCTGAAACCTTCATTCCAACTATTTGGGTCCAATGTTTTCACAAAGCACCTAAAGTGGGTTTTAGTGAGCTACAAACACTTCTCAcaattccattttcaaaatctaaactaCGGCTGGAAGGCCCATGGAATGTTAGTAAAACACCAATGCAATAGACCCCACGAACGGGCCCAAATCatggaaaagaaaagttaaaatatgcctATAGTCCctgtagtttttaaaaattagtattttagccccttttctttttaaatttcaaaatttaagtccaaTGGTTAAtcctgttaaattttttaaaattcaagttaattacgtatttttttaattacatgactatcaagtgagaatttttttattttaaaatgtcacaataaatttaacaaaaaaatttaacaatgttaacagtttaatctaaattttaaaatttgaaatgtaaagggactaaatttctagaaatacaaatatcaagactaaattcctaaattttgaaaagtacagggacttaTAGGCCCATTTTAACCGAAAAGAAACAATGATGATGGCGGTGATGAATTTACAGCCGTTAGATGATGGGCTAGATTTTACATCTACAATCGcgattcaaatttcaaatcgCCTTATCAAAAATCGACCGTTTGAGGGGATTCAAGAGCCAACATATATTCACtaaagcaaaacaaaacaaaaaaaactttatagTTTCAACTTTGAAACCATATACCATGGATTTTGGGATTGTTTCATAAGTAGCttgaatttatttaagttacttTAATACCCAAAAAAATCTGCTGTTGTTTCAGTTTTGtattcaaaaaattgaaaaaaaaaataaggttttAAGAGCATGATGAGGATCATGAGACGCAATGGTTGGCAGCGACCTCTCCATCCTTTACAggtaaataaaagttaaataccCATCTTTTGTTTTGGAACTTTTTATGGGTTTTTTGGTTGAAATCAAaattgttgggttttttttcaGATGGTGGGAATGGCAGTCTTTAGTTTCCTAGTTGTggcattttatacatttttaggGCTTTTGCTTGGGAACAGAATAGCTGAAATCACTATCACAACGATCTTTTCCTTTGTGGTAATGTTCTTCACAAGCCAAAAATTTGAaccttttttttgtgttttttatagCTAACTTTCAATGgggtttgattttttattttttatttttttgcatttccAGGCACTCTCAGTTATGTTCCTGTTTGTTAGGTGTACTGCTATTGATCCTACTGATAAAACCAGctttaagaagaagaaaaaagcgAAATCTAAAGGGATTTTGAAGCTAAATTATGGGTTCATATTGACCCAGATTGTTATAAGGTTTTTTAGGAGGTTGGAGAAGAAGATTCTAAGGACTTTTATAAGGAGGAAGTATTTAGATCCATGGAAAACCAATTTCCAAATGGAACCCTTGCTACCATTTCCCCTTGTCATGAAAGATGATGCAGTTTCACCTGATGTTAAAGAGGATGATAATATCTCTTATTGTTCTCTATGCGATTTTGAGGTTTGCACTCTTTTTCTAGCTttccaaacaaaaacaaaaccactACTTGCATTTATCGTTTACACCAATGAGACTTTGGCTCAATGGCAAGATTGAGGCCCTAGAGACTTTGAGATTTGAGTCTCATCGTAAATGCATGGGTTCTTTTAGTTATAgttaattattagtttagtgCTTATAATGATTGATTGCATCGGAAAAAATCAATTTCCAAATGGAACCATTGTTACCATTTCCCCTTGTCATGAAAGATGATGCAGTTTCACCTGATGTTAAAGAGGATGATAATATCTCTTATTGTTCTCTATGTGGTTTTGAGGTTTGCACTCTTTTTCTAGCTttccaaacaaaaacaaaatcactAGCATTTATCATTTACACCAATGAGGCCTTCGCTCAATGGCAAGATTGAGGCCCTAGAGACTTTGAGATTTGAGTCTCACCTTATGTAAATGCATGGGTTCTTTTAGTTATAgttagttattaagtttagtGCTTATAATGATTGATTGCATCGGAAAAAACCTTTTACATTCTTCTATGCTTTATCTTAGGTGaaaaaacatagcaagcattgTAGAACTTGCAACCGGTGTGTTGAAGGTTTTGATCATCATTGCAGGGTAAGAACCAATTTTGGTCTGTcattttttgtttcctttttaagTTTTCAGTGTAATTTGAGAAGCAATTTATGTTTATTGATATAGATTTGCttgtttttatgttatatatcAGTGGTTGAACAACTGTGTAGGCAAAAGAAACTATACAACATTCATTCTTCTAATGATTTTTGTCTTGTTAATGGTAAGTGGCTTTTCTATGTCCTTCAAATGCTCCAAAAAGGCTTCAAATTCTAAGTTAATCCTATTGTCCTAACAATTAATTGTTACTGTTACAATAGCTGATTCTAGAAGGAGGCACTGCAATTGCTATATTTATTAGGTGCTTTGCGGACAAGAAGGGAATAGAGCTAGAGCTGGAGAAAAGGCTTTACATAAAGTTCCCTAGAGAAGTTCTTGCCACTATaacagtaaatattattatctcttttccACATTGGAAAATCTCTCTTATTGGAGTTCATTTTGAATGCAAAAAATCTGGTTTGGGTTTGTCTCAATTCTTGGAAATGTCACAGGTTTTGTTGGCTTTGTTTACTGTTTATGGATCAGCTGCAATGGGACAACTTTTCTTCTTTCATGTAGTTCTGATAAGAAAGGTAAGTAAAATAAGGAAGGGGTAAGGGTTATCCAGGGATCAAACTCGAGATTGGTGTGACTTGATATCAAGTCTTTTTTGTTAGTTCACCTGTGTTCAATCGATGCTTCCTTCTTTGATTAGTTTCTAACACATAATGTAGTAGACCAAAATAAGATTCCCCATCACATTCTTCCTTCAACATCTCCATTGTAAGTTTTGCACATGAAATGAGGTAATTTCCATGTGGTCAGTTTGCAGTAAAAGATAGAGTTCTGGTGGGAGATAATCATTATATGATCACTCCATTGAAATATCTTTGCATCATATGGCTATTTCAACACTTGCAATATGAAGCTGTGAAATTGAGGAAATTTTCTGTCTATTTTATGGTGTACCACATTGGTAATTATAACAAGTATGAGCATGTCACAGTACATCACCATGCCCTATGATCTCAAATCCCCGTTCTTTTAGCCTGTGCTAGGAAATTTGACCATTTGGTTCCTTGTTAATTCATGCTCTCAACTGTGGCATATTTTGCTGTATCATTGCCCTCAATTGAATGTGCTGATTCTTGTTACAGGGAATGAGAACATATGATTATATATTGGCAATGAAAGAAGAGAACCAATTTACAGTGGACCCTTTTGACGACTCCGATGTCTCGTCGGACGACAGCTCTGATTTTGATTCACCCGAAAAAGCAACATTCTTGTCGAGGTTCATATGCAAAGGACTGAGAACTCAGGTATATACAAGACATCCAAAACTTGATTTTATCCAAAGAATTTCAGCAGTGTCATCATCTTACAGGTGTGAGTTCAATTTCAGGATCCCCCGAGATTGTCCATAAGAATTGATGAAGATCCTAAAGCTTCCACCTCAACCAGCAAGAAGCAAGGGTTCCATGTAAGCATTGATCCATGGAAACTGATAAATCTTAGTAGGGACAAAGCTCTTCTAGCTGCAGATAAGGCTAGACAAAGGCTTATGATACAAAAGCCAGCAGTGGAGATTGATGCATTGAAGCCACTACCACTAGAAACAAAACATGGCCCATTAATGAACCCTGAAAGAAATATGGCCAATTCAGGAACAGCTGCAACACCTCTAGTTTCTAAAGGCAGAATTCCAGGTTCACCAGGAAGACTTACAAGCCCGAGGCGTCGATTTTCAGGCTCTCCAACTATGTTTTCTGCTATGCCATCACCGTCACCAAAACAAAAGTACAGAAGCAATTTCGATTTGAAGTTAACCGAGGTTTCCAGGGAGCTtgaaacatacatttcaaggcAAGTTTTATGTTCTGTCATAAAGAAAGATGAAAGTGAAGCATCTCCaagatgaaaaaaaacaaagattcaTTTGGTTGTTTGTGTGAATTCTTGATGAAACatctgatttaatttttttcgtttttgaaCTCGTTTCGAACAATGTGATACTCATTTTAGATCGATGAATACAAATACAGTTGAACAACTTAGGACCAAACTAAGCACATGCATTGATACAAAGAATCTTGTACTGttttacaaaaacaaagaaatgagGCTATCAAGTCATTATTGTGGGTACCTTAACTTGGGAACTTCCTTCACATATACTTCCAAAGCATGAAAAGTGGCCTTTCCCTTTCATACAAAGGGGTACAACTTTCCAGGAAACAGGCTGTATAGTCCCACAATCAGAATAAAGGCAACACAAGCaataaatttacacatttttatttaaatatttctatgATTCTGTTTTCATTGAACTTTttgaataacaaaattttaacatgttgaGATTTCAGACTATACCACAAGCCAAaggacaaaaaaaagaagaagaaaggtcACCCAATTATTTGCTACTACACACAAAAGTTTACAATAAACAATCTCTCAACACTATCTCACAAGCTAAACCACCACAAAATCAGCTACTCCAATCAACTTCTTATGTCGGGAAACGTTTCCTTGGCAAGGTGACAGGCTGTTTTGTTTTGAGAAATGGTAAGAATCAAAATTGGAAGTAAAGAATTCAAAATTCATGAAAGAGGGTTGCTATACGTCCACTATTTACGATGAAAACAGCCAAGAACCTTTGTTTTGATTACCTGAACTCCGCAGATGGTTCGGTAGTAGGTAACAATCTGAATAATGCTTGGGGTAGATACTTTCCTTCAGAGGTTCGCAAGTTTCTGGGGAAACCAATGAGGAGTATCCCTGAATGTTCGAGCAGTTCCATGGAGACTTGGTGGTTACATCGAGAGTAATATTCAATAAGCAAATATGACGAAAACTGTCCCCTTCTATACCTTTGAGGAGGCCTGCAACTTTTATGTTATCTCCTATGACATCTTTAAAAGTAATCCTTTCTATCACGGGGAGCGAATTTGGATCGTAAAACTCATCTGGATGCTGAGAAAAATTACTATTGAAGAATATCGCTGTGTCTACACCAACCAAAGTAACATTTGATATATAGATGTTTCTCACGTAACCACCCCTTCCACGAgctgtttttaatataataccGGTGCttgaattgaaaaaatagatattttctGCATAAACTTCGGAAACACCTCCGGACATCTCACTTCCAATTGCAATTCCAGAGCCGTTTCGGTTGTGTCCAGTAAGCCGGCGGATGATAATATTTCTGCTGGGACGAGCAAATGAAATGCCATACTCATCCCACCCACTTTTGATGGAAATTAGATCATCACCGGTGCTAATGTAACAGTCTTCAATGCAAACATCATCGGAAGAATCTAGATGCATTTGATCGTATCAGTAAGAAAAAGAGTTAAAGGTTAACTTGGCAAACTgggaaaagttaaaaagaattCACCTGGATCGATCCCGTCCGTGTTTGGTGAATCCAGAGGAGCCAGGATTGTGACATCCTGGACTATGACATGGCTGTAAATCGAGAAAATAAAGTCGACTTACTCTTGATAGTTCTGTTCTAAAACTGGTGTCATAGACAATTTGCTTACAACATTCAAAGAAGAGCATGGGAAGACCACTAACCTGCAGTAAACCGGGTGAATGGTCCAAAATGGAGAATTCAAGAAAGTCAAGTTCGAGATTACAACACCAGTTGAGTTCATTAATTCAACCAGATGGGGCCGAGTATAGTTCAGAGTTTTACTTCTAAACCAGTTCCACCAAACAGAACCTTGGCCATCAATAGTGCCATTATCACCTGCATGAAGAACCTGTGGCATcaatagaagaaataaaaggcTTATGGAAGATGATTTCTCATCCATGTTCCTAACCTGTTATGATTACATCAGTCAAATTGCGACCATATATTAAGCTTCGGTGCCTTCCACCAGGTAACTCCCTACCTCGGCCATAGGATGGCAGAGGGTCAACGACTGGCCAATCATCCGAATTCTGAAACAACAGGAGCTATGCTGTTATATGATAAGTGATAAGAACAAAACACCAGTGGTAGCTTATGATGACGGATAGAAATACCTACAGCAAGATATCAAATAGACTAGCAGTCGAGAATTGATGATCATGAATCATGTTTGAAAGCATATAACCGTTCATTACATATAGCATGTCCTACAGGTAAATGTTCTTTTGAAGTAAGTTACGGACTTACCATTGATCCAAGAATTATTGCATCCTTATCTAACCACAAAGTTAGGTGACTGATGAGATCGAAGCTTCCTGTTAACCACCGGCCAGCCGGGACAAAAAGCTTGGCCCCACCTTTATCAGCAAATGAATTGAGGTAGAAGATAGCATTCTGAAAGGCTTTTGTATTGAGAGTAACACCATCTCCAACTGCACCGAATTCGGTAATGGTGACACTGTGAGGTCGAATCTCCCCCATACCGGTCTGTTTGCAAAGCGAGTTGCCCTTGACAGCCCATGTAATATGACTGAAAAATGCAAGTACTAGAAGCAGATACACCAGCTGAAAACAAATGCATACAAAATTAACCATGAATGCTATACCTTGATAGGTAGATAGGGGAAATTTACTGATTTAAGTAATTTAGACAAGTATGAACACTTAATAAACATAGAGTTGAAAATATAACACAAAAAGAGAGCTAGATTAACAGCAATGTGAATCAAAAGATGCCTGAAAATAGGTGGATGAGAAGAAACATGCAAAAGCAATGAAGGAATAACTTTATCAACCAAGTCATGGATAATAAATGAGCAGATTTCATGCCATAAAACTAGCAGATTAACacaaaaagagataaaaattgaattacattcagaaaaaaagctaaaaagaaGAACCATTTGCTCATTTAGATCCCAAAATGAGCCAAAACTATCATTCCTCATAACACATTTTGAACATTTTGTTCAGATCTAGTTCAAAGTCCAAGAACATAAGATATTCAGAAGGAAAAGCAAGGATCAAAGAACTCACACTAAAAAAGCTCTTCATATGAATGAGATCTGCAAAAGACAGCTCAGTGAATCCACAAAAACCAGtctttttaactaaaaagatctccccttttttatttgatcaaaacaaaaaacaaagggAAAGGGAATAACCAAGGAAGCGTTTGtctttcttttaacttttttttcatatgAACAAGAATAAGATCCCGTTAGCTAGCTAGTGTGATAAGGCAAAGTGTGTGAAAAATGGGTGATTAGATAGGTCATTGACAGAACCACTACCACCActcaaagagaaaaaagaatgaTTGAAAGTGACTGTTGCTGCTCTCCAAAAATTAAGCAGTAGGGTCCCTCTTTATGTGTTCATTTGCTCCATTAACACTCCCTCTCTGTTCTTCTTGCTCACTGATAATCACTTATAAGAAGAAATGAAGGATTACCCAGAAAAGTTGAAGCTTTGAACTAGCTGAAAACAAGTGCAAGCTCCATAAAACCACATAT harbors:
- the LOC105764003 gene encoding probable polygalacturonase isoform X1, which produces MKSFFSLVYLLLVLAFFSHITWAVKGNSLCKQTGMGEIRPHSVTITEFGAVGDGVTLNTKAFQNAIFYLNSFADKGGAKLFVPAGRWLTGSFDLISHLTLWLDKDAIILGSMNSDDWPVVDPLPSYGRGRELPGGRHRSLIYGRNLTDVIITGDNGTIDGQGSVWWNWFRSKTLNYTRPHLVELMNSTGVVISNLTFLNSPFWTIHPVYCSHVIVQDVTILAPLDSPNTDGIDPDSSDDVCIEDCYISTGDDLISIKSGWDEYGISFARPSRNIIIRRLTGHNRNGSGIAIGSEMSGGVSEVYAENIYFFNSSTGIILKTARGRGGYVRNIYISNVTLVGVDTAIFFNSNFSQHPDEFYDPNSLPVIERITFKDVIGDNIKVAGLLKGIEGDSFRHICLLNITLDVTTKSPWNCSNIQGYSSLVSPETCEPLKESIYPKHYSDCYLLPNHLRSSACHLAKETFPDIRS
- the LOC105764003 gene encoding probable polygalacturonase isoform X2, which encodes MGEIRPHSVTITEFGAVGDGVTLNTKAFQNAIFYLNSFADKGGAKLFVPAGRWLTGSFDLISHLTLWLDKDAIILGSMNSDDWPVVDPLPSYGRGRELPGGRHRSLIYGRNLTDVIITGDNGTIDGQGSVWWNWFRSKTLNYTRPHLVELMNSTGVVISNLTFLNSPFWTIHPVYCSHVIVQDVTILAPLDSPNTDGIDPDSSDDVCIEDCYISTGDDLISIKSGWDEYGISFARPSRNIIIRRLTGHNRNGSGIAIGSEMSGGVSEVYAENIYFFNSSTGIILKTARGRGGYVRNIYISNVTLVGVDTAIFFNSNFSQHPDEFYDPNSLPVIERITFKDVIGDNIKVAGLLKGIEGDSFRHICLLNITLDVTTKSPWNCSNIQGYSSLVSPETCEPLKESIYPKHYSDCYLLPNHLRSSACHLAKETFPDIRS
- the LOC105764001 gene encoding protein S-acyltransferase 18, with amino-acid sequence MMRIMRRNGWQRPLHPLQMVGMAVFSFLVVAFYTFLGLLLGNRIAEITITTIFSFVALSVMFLFVRCTAIDPTDKTSFKKKKKAKSKGILKLNYGFILTQIVIRFFRRLEKKILRTFIRRKYLDPWKTNFQMEPLLPFPLVMKDDAVSPDVKEDDNISYCSLCDFEVKKHSKHCRTCNRCVEGFDHHCRWLNNCVGKRNYTTFILLMIFVLLMLILEGGTAIAIFIRCFADKKGIELELEKRLYIKFPREVLATITVLLALFTVYGSAAMGQLFFFHVVLIRKGMRTYDYILAMKEENQFTVDPFDDSDVSSDDSSDFDSPEKATFLSRFICKGLRTQDPPRLSIRIDEDPKASTSTSKKQGFHVSIDPWKLINLSRDKALLAADKARQRLMIQKPAVEIDALKPLPLETKHGPLMNPERNMANSGTAATPLVSKGRIPGSPGRLTSPRRRFSGSPTMFSAMPSPSPKQKYRSNFDLKLTEVSRELETYISRQVLCSVIKKDESEASPR